One Pullulanibacillus sp. KACC 23026 DNA segment encodes these proteins:
- a CDS encoding long-chain fatty acid--CoA ligase, which yields MDVHNLLELLKRSVDRFPEKAAYLWKEQKEYRYMTYEDLWSEIKRTAEGLSYLGIERDDKVAIISNNRIHWPISDFAIGSLGAISVPVYPTLQPEQINLILRKSDCKVAIVENQELVQKINVNQTALEHLIVIDPGEWTSHQGSVLSFAHLLEIGARHPEPLWEETWKSLERDHVSTIIHTSGTTGQPKGAMLTHGNFISNIEGIQFWVLEARSDDVFLSYLPLSHVFERMAGQYLPLSVGATIAYAESLDTIQDNLLEVKPTIMTSVPRLFEKVYAKVIDQIESGSPVRQKIFNWALKVGHEKYQDYLSRSTDDLIFLNTSSRLYRKWKLADRLVYQKIKAKVGGRLRAMISGGAALNPDIAQFFWSIDLPIFEGYGLTETAPVIAVNPVLRAKIGSVGKPLPNLKVKLGDDGEVLVKGPSVMKGYYKNEEATAKAFVDGWYKTGDIGEMDEEGFLKIVDRKKNIIVLSTGKNVIPQPVESAVNQSAYVDQSLLIGQGRKYVILLVALDHDYLKQWAEKQNLSLSSTDQLIHQSELQTLIVKDIQKAISKFPRYEQPKKLVICPEIWSAETGELTPSLKVRLKEVEQNYRKAIMAAYDEEELLNEPIDQVILELESKHSETIA from the coding sequence GTGGACGTACACAATCTATTGGAATTACTCAAAAGATCCGTTGATCGATTCCCTGAAAAAGCAGCTTATTTGTGGAAGGAACAGAAGGAATATCGATATATGACGTATGAGGATCTTTGGTCTGAAATTAAGCGGACTGCCGAAGGACTCTCTTACCTTGGAATTGAAAGAGATGATAAGGTCGCTATTATATCCAATAACAGGATTCATTGGCCGATATCCGATTTTGCGATTGGCAGTCTGGGTGCCATCAGTGTCCCGGTCTATCCAACATTGCAGCCGGAGCAAATCAATCTGATTTTAAGAAAATCGGACTGTAAGGTGGCCATTGTTGAAAATCAAGAATTGGTTCAGAAAATTAATGTGAATCAAACTGCGCTTGAACATCTCATTGTCATCGACCCAGGAGAGTGGACGTCTCATCAGGGCTCCGTCTTATCGTTTGCCCATCTTCTTGAAATTGGGGCGAGACACCCCGAACCGCTTTGGGAAGAGACTTGGAAATCGCTTGAACGTGATCATGTTTCTACCATTATTCATACGTCAGGTACAACCGGACAACCCAAGGGCGCTATGTTGACGCATGGAAATTTTATCTCGAATATTGAAGGGATCCAGTTCTGGGTCTTAGAGGCGCGTTCAGATGATGTTTTTCTTTCTTATTTGCCGCTTTCTCATGTCTTTGAAAGGATGGCGGGTCAATATCTCCCGTTATCTGTCGGGGCAACCATCGCTTATGCAGAAAGCTTAGACACCATCCAAGACAATCTTCTTGAGGTGAAACCGACGATCATGACAAGTGTTCCTAGGCTCTTTGAAAAGGTGTACGCGAAAGTCATTGATCAAATTGAGTCAGGTTCCCCTGTCCGGCAAAAAATCTTTAATTGGGCGTTAAAGGTTGGTCATGAAAAATATCAGGATTATTTGAGCCGATCAACAGATGATTTGATTTTTTTAAATACGTCTTCTCGCTTATATCGAAAGTGGAAATTGGCCGACCGGCTTGTATATCAAAAAATTAAAGCGAAGGTAGGCGGTCGGTTAAGAGCAATGATTTCAGGCGGAGCTGCTCTTAATCCTGATATTGCCCAATTTTTTTGGTCGATAGATTTACCGATATTTGAGGGTTATGGTCTAACTGAAACGGCTCCGGTTATCGCGGTTAATCCTGTTTTGCGAGCCAAGATTGGATCGGTCGGGAAACCGTTGCCCAATTTGAAAGTAAAGCTTGGAGATGACGGGGAAGTCCTCGTAAAAGGTCCTAGTGTCATGAAAGGGTACTATAAGAATGAGGAAGCCACGGCAAAAGCGTTTGTAGACGGATGGTATAAAACAGGAGATATCGGGGAGATGGATGAAGAGGGTTTTCTAAAGATTGTCGACAGGAAGAAGAACATCATAGTGCTATCGACTGGGAAAAATGTCATCCCTCAGCCTGTTGAGAGTGCTGTTAATCAGAGTGCTTATGTGGATCAATCCCTTTTAATCGGCCAGGGAAGAAAATATGTCATCCTCTTAGTCGCTCTTGATCACGACTATTTGAAGCAATGGGCTGAAAAACAAAACCTCTCTCTTTCCTCAACCGACCAATTGATTCATCAGTCGGAGCTTCAAACACTGATTGTGAAGGACATCCAAAAAGCGATTTCAAAATTCCCCAGATATGAACAACCTAAGAAACTGGTGATCTGCCCGGAAATCTGGAGCGCTGAAACAGGTGAACTGACCCCTTCCTTAAAAGTGAGATTAAAAGAAGTGGAACAAAACTATCGAAAAGCGATCATGGCGGCCTATGATGAAGAGGAATTACTTAATGAACCGATTGACCAAGTGATTCTTGAGTTGGAGTCAAAACATAGTGAGACGATTGCTTGA